GCCAGATCAAATGCGCCGTTCGTGTGGCAGTACTGCCCGGTCAGCACACAGGCTCGTGACGGCGAGCAGATCGAATTCGTGCAGAAGACATTGGTCAGCAGCGCGCCTTCGTTCGCCAGTCGATCAATGTTTGGCGTCGGCGCAACTTCGGCCAGCCTTCCGCCATAC
The Planctomycetaceae bacterium genome window above contains:
- a CDS encoding sulfatase-like hydrolase/transferase; translation: MTTITVCLLCELMSPQPEVVGAEQPNILYIMSDDHAAHAISAYGGRLAEVAPTPNIDRLANEGALLTNVFCTNSICSPSRACVLTGQYCHTNGAFDLA